In a single window of the Methanocaldococcus sp. genome:
- a CDS encoding bifunctional hydroxymethylpyrimidine kinase/phosphomethylpyrimidine kinase, whose amino-acid sequence MLILSVGGYDPTGGAGISADIKTSHTLGVYCPSIITSIIPQTNKEVYEKYDLPKEDIKNQFKSVFEEFEIKYVKTGVLTSQSIDILLKYIDKYDLKVICDPVLASTTKYNFVDEKLMEKYIELFNKSYLITPNREEYNKIMEFVKNKNYHLKKDLYILITGIDDILKRNFTTIKIFKGFKINKEVHGTGCVYSTAITAFLSKGYKLEDAIKEAKNFILSSIIYAKKTKYGYNSNPTYINKETVIKNLSYAIYLLKKINFTLIPEVGSNIAESLPLPKDFNDIAALTGRIIKNKLGGFYVVGDIEFGASEHIAKIILSASKFDPKIRSCMNIKYDEDLIKTLKEKFKDKFIISSFDRSEEPPNVSTMEWGTTIACKKIGKIPDIIYDKGGLGKEPMIRVLGKTSIDVVKKVEFIQKIYNSIKE is encoded by the coding sequence ATGTTAATATTATCTGTTGGGGGCTATGATCCTACTGGTGGAGCAGGAATTTCAGCGGATATAAAAACATCTCACACATTAGGAGTTTATTGTCCATCTATAATTACTTCAATAATCCCTCAAACAAATAAAGAGGTTTATGAAAAATATGACTTACCAAAAGAAGATATAAAAAATCAATTTAAATCAGTGTTTGAAGAATTTGAAATAAAGTATGTGAAAACTGGCGTTTTAACTTCTCAGAGTATAGATATTTTACTGAAATATATTGACAAATACGATTTAAAAGTTATCTGCGACCCAGTTCTTGCATCTACAACTAAATATAATTTTGTTGATGAAAAATTAATGGAGAAGTATATTGAACTCTTTAATAAATCTTACTTAATAACTCCAAATAGAGAAGAGTATAATAAAATTATGGAATTTGTAAAAAATAAAAATTACCATCTTAAAAAAGATTTATATATCTTAATTACAGGAATTGATGATATTTTAAAAAGAAACTTTACAACTATAAAGATATTTAAAGGATTTAAAATAAATAAGGAAGTTCATGGAACTGGATGCGTTTATTCTACGGCAATAACAGCATTTTTATCAAAAGGATATAAATTAGAAGATGCCATTAAAGAGGCAAAGAATTTTATACTTTCCTCAATTATATATGCTAAAAAAACAAAATATGGATATAATTCTAATCCTACTTATATCAATAAAGAGACAGTTATAAAGAATTTAAGTTATGCTATATACTTACTAAAAAAGATTAATTTTACTTTAATACCAGAAGTTGGGAGTAATATTGCTGAATCTCTACCACTACCAAAGGATTTTAATGATATTGCTGCTTTAACTGGTAGAATTATAAAAAATAAGCTTGGAGGATTTTATGTAGTAGGAGATATAGAATTTGGGGCTTCTGAACACATTGCAAAGATAATTTTATCTGCAAGTAAATTTGATCCTAAAATAAGAAGTTGTATGAATATAAAATATGATGAAGATTTAATAAAAACATTAAAAGAGAAATTTAAAGATAAATTTATAATTTCTTCATTTGATAGGAGTGAGGAGCCTCCAAATGTTTCAACAATGGAATGGGGAACAACAATAGCGTGTAAAAAAATTGGTAAAATTCCAGATATTATTTACGACAAAGGAGGTTTAGGAAAAGAGCCAATGATAAGAGTATTAGGTAAAACTTCAATAGATGTAGTTAAAAAAGTTGAATTTATTCAAAAAATATATAACTCAATAAAAGAATAA
- the trpD gene encoding anthranilate phosphoribosyltransferase: MVITEALKKVVEFKDLDKNEAEEVMKEIMEGIAKPTQIAALLTALRMKGETIEEITSFAKVMREFSLKINPKVPKLLDTCGTGGDNLNTFNISTTTAFVVSPYVPVAKHGNKSVSSKSGSADVLEALGVNLNVPLEKVKESIEKIGIGFLFAPNFHPAMKYATPVRRELGIRTVFNILGPLTNPANANYQLMGVYDENLTEKLSYVLKNLGLRGALVVHGSGMDEITTVGRTKISELKNGKIRSYYIEPEDFGIKRSKLEDIKGGDAKENAKIIRNILEGEETGAKRDIVVLNSAFALYISEVANDVEEGIKLAEKSIDSGKALKKLEDLIEFYREG; encoded by the coding sequence ATGGTTATTACTGAGGCATTAAAAAAAGTTGTAGAATTTAAAGATTTAGATAAAAATGAAGCAGAAGAAGTTATGAAAGAAATTATGGAAGGAATTGCAAAGCCAACTCAAATAGCTGCCTTATTAACAGCTTTAAGAATGAAGGGGGAAACAATAGAGGAAATAACATCTTTTGCAAAAGTTATGAGAGAATTTTCATTAAAGATAAATCCAAAAGTTCCTAAGTTGTTAGATACTTGTGGAACTGGTGGAGATAATTTAAACACATTTAATATAAGCACAACTACTGCATTTGTAGTTTCTCCATATGTTCCAGTGGCTAAACATGGAAATAAATCTGTAAGTAGTAAAAGTGGTAGTGCAGATGTTTTGGAGGCGTTAGGAGTTAATTTAAATGTTCCATTAGAGAAAGTTAAGGAATCAATAGAAAAAATAGGAATAGGGTTTTTATTTGCCCCTAACTTTCATCCAGCAATGAAGTATGCTACACCAGTTAGAAGAGAGTTAGGAATTAGAACTGTCTTTAATATTTTGGGGCCTTTAACCAATCCAGCAAATGCAAATTATCAATTAATGGGAGTTTATGATGAAAATTTAACTGAAAAATTATCTTATGTTTTAAAAAATTTGGGATTAAGAGGGGCATTAGTTGTTCATGGTAGTGGAATGGATGAAATTACAACAGTAGGGAGAACAAAAATATCTGAATTAAAGAATGGAAAGATAAGAAGTTATTATATAGAACCAGAAGATTTTGGTATAAAAAGATCTAAATTAGAGGATATTAAAGGAGGAGATGCTAAAGAAAATGCTAAAATAATTAGAAATATATTAGAAGGGGAAGAAACTGGGGCTAAAAGAGATATTGTTGTATTAAATTCTGCATTTGCTTTATATATATCTGAGGTTGCTAATGATGTTGAGGAAGGTATAAAGTTGGCAGAAAAATCAATTGACTCAGGAAAGGCTTTGAAAAAATTAGAAGATTTAATAGAATTTTATAGAGAGGGTTAA
- the eno gene encoding phosphopyruvate hydratase has product MLYNVDERFEIKDIVAREVIDSRGNPTVEVEVITKGKGYGSAIVPSGASTGSHEALELRDKEKRFGGKGVLMAVENVNSIIKPEIVGYDARMQREIDNIMIELDGTPNKSKLGANAILAVSLAVAKAAASTAKIPLYKYLGGFNSFVMPVPMMNVINGGKHAGNDLDLQEFMIMPVGAISISESVRMGSEVYHVLKKVIEEKYGKNAINVGDEGGFAPPLKTSREALDLLTESVKKAGYECGEDIVFALDAAASEFYKDDGYYHVEGKKLSREELLDYYKALVEEYPIVSIEDPFHEEDFEGFAMITKELDIQIVGDDIFVTNVERLRKGIEMKAGNALLLKVNQIGTLSEAIDAANLAFRNGYGVIVSHRSGETEDTTIADLAVALNSGQIKTGAPARGERTAKYNQLIRIEQELGITKYAGKKFRCPF; this is encoded by the coding sequence TTGTTATACAATGTAGATGAAAGATTTGAAATTAAAGATATCGTTGCGAGAGAGGTTATTGATTCAAGAGGAAATCCAACAGTTGAAGTAGAAGTTATAACAAAAGGTAAAGGTTATGGTTCAGCAATAGTTCCTAGTGGAGCATCAACTGGATCTCACGAGGCATTAGAGTTGAGAGATAAAGAAAAAAGATTTGGAGGAAAAGGAGTATTAATGGCTGTTGAAAATGTTAATTCTATAATAAAACCTGAAATAGTAGGTTATGATGCAAGAATGCAGAGAGAAATAGATAATATAATGATTGAATTAGATGGAACTCCAAATAAATCAAAGTTAGGGGCTAATGCTATATTGGCTGTTTCTTTGGCAGTTGCTAAGGCGGCGGCATCAACAGCAAAGATTCCACTGTATAAATACTTAGGAGGCTTTAACTCTTTTGTTATGCCAGTTCCAATGATGAACGTCATAAATGGAGGAAAACACGCTGGAAATGATTTGGACTTACAAGAGTTTATGATTATGCCTGTTGGAGCCATATCAATATCTGAATCTGTAAGAATGGGCTCAGAAGTTTATCATGTATTAAAGAAGGTTATTGAAGAGAAGTATGGTAAAAATGCTATAAATGTTGGAGATGAAGGAGGTTTTGCTCCTCCATTAAAAACATCAAGAGAGGCTTTAGATTTACTAACTGAAAGTGTTAAAAAAGCTGGTTATGAATGTGGGGAAGATATTGTCTTTGCCTTAGATGCCGCGGCATCAGAGTTTTATAAAGATGATGGTTACTACCATGTTGAAGGTAAAAAGTTAAGTAGAGAAGAATTATTAGATTATTATAAAGCATTAGTTGAAGAATATCCTATTGTTTCAATTGAAGATCCATTCCACGAAGAAGATTTCGAAGGATTTGCAATGATAACTAAAGAATTGGATATTCAAATTGTTGGAGATGACATATTTGTAACAAATGTTGAAAGGTTAAGAAAAGGTATAGAAATGAAGGCTGGAAACGCCTTACTATTGAAAGTTAATCAAATTGGAACTTTAAGTGAGGCAATTGATGCGGCAAATTTAGCATTTAGAAATGGTTATGGAGTTATTGTCTCACATAGAAGTGGAGAGACAGAAGATACGACAATAGCAGATTTAGCAGTGGCATTAAACTCTGGGCAGATAAAAACAGGAGCACCAGCAAGAGGGGAGAGAACAGCAAAATACAACCAGTTAATTAGAATAGAGCAAGAGTTAGGAATAACGAAATACGCTGGAAAGAAATTTAGATGTCCATTCTAA
- a CDS encoding TldD/PmbA family protein encodes MDLEKLIKIGEKNGFETEVFFEKSYYTGIDLDGKSVDSFQTEVDYGIGVRVLKDGKVGFAYSNRFNESIVYRAMKNLVEDRYTKFAEPQKYKEPKGIYYKEILNLEEEKLLECLITMRDIILDNNATVLSGGVSKSVGYVRIINSNGVDVEYEDTYFSASISIMYEGETSYEGKTRHNIFNVEEISYKALDLAKKSANGKSISYKGNIILSPRALRELLAYTLVPAFSAENVQRDRSILKNKIGEQIFNDCITIVDDGTLDYGLYSSKCDDEGTKTQRTVLVENGILKNYLYDIKRANKEGKTSTGNASRGYSSLPYISPTNFIIEKTNNSLDDFDEYIYINGIIGSHTSNPITGDFAVEIQNSYYYKNGEIIPLKKGMFGGNIFEMFKDAIPLNDVEQRGKLISPSIVFKGEIVS; translated from the coding sequence ATGGACTTAGAAAAGTTAATAAAAATTGGTGAAAAAAATGGCTTTGAGACAGAAGTTTTTTTTGAAAAATCTTACTATACAGGAATAGATTTAGATGGAAAGAGTGTAGATAGTTTTCAAACAGAGGTTGATTATGGTATCGGAGTTAGAGTTCTAAAAGATGGCAAAGTTGGTTTTGCCTATTCTAATAGATTTAATGAAAGTATTGTTTATAGAGCAATGAAAAACTTAGTAGAAGATAGATATACTAAATTTGCAGAGCCACAAAAGTATAAAGAGCCAAAAGGAATTTATTATAAAGAAATCCTAAATTTAGAGGAGGAAAAACTATTGGAATGTCTTATAACTATGAGGGATATTATTTTAGACAATAATGCCACTGTTTTGAGCGGAGGAGTTTCGAAATCAGTAGGTTATGTAAGAATAATAAACTCTAATGGCGTAGATGTTGAATATGAAGATACTTATTTTTCAGCATCAATATCAATAATGTATGAAGGAGAAACTTCCTATGAAGGAAAAACTCGACATAATATTTTCAATGTCGAAGAAATTAGTTACAAGGCATTAGATTTGGCTAAAAAATCAGCAAATGGAAAAAGTATTTCATACAAAGGAAATATTATTTTATCTCCAAGAGCCTTGCGTGAGTTATTGGCATATACATTGGTGCCAGCGTTTAGTGCTGAGAATGTTCAGAGAGATAGGAGTATTTTAAAAAACAAAATTGGAGAACAGATTTTTAATGATTGTATAACGATAGTTGATGATGGAACTTTGGATTATGGTTTATACTCTTCAAAGTGCGATGATGAAGGAACCAAAACACAAAGAACTGTATTAGTGGAAAACGGAATTTTAAAAAATTATCTATATGATATAAAAAGGGCTAATAAAGAAGGAAAGACATCAACAGGAAACGCTTCAAGAGGTTATAGTTCTCTCCCATACATATCTCCAACGAACTTTATTATTGAGAAAACTAATAACAGTTTAGATGATTTTGATGAATATATTTATATAAATGGAATTATTGGTTCTCACACATCAAATCCAATTACAGGAGATTTTGCCGTTGAGATTCAAAACTCATACTATTACAAAAATGGAGAAATTATTCCACTAAAAAAAGGAATGTTTGGAGGAAATATATTTGAGATGTTTAAAGATGCTATTCCTTTAAATGATGTAGAACAGAGAGGTAAGTTAATTTCTCCTTCAATAGTTTTCAAAGGAGAAATAGTTAGTTAA
- the glyS gene encoding glycine--tRNA ligase codes for MEKDIYEKIMDLAKRRGYLWSSFEIYGGIAGFVDYGPLGCLLKNNIISKFREIFIVKEGFYEIESPTVTPYEVLKASGHVDNFTDPIVECKNCLESFRADHLIEEFVDVDTEGKTLKELEELIKKYNIKCPKCGGELGDVKKFNLMFVTSIGPGGKRTGYMRPETAQGIFIQFKRLAQFFRNKLPFGVVQIGKSYRNEISPRQGVIRLREFTQAEIEYFVHPERKEHEKFDLVKDEIVPLLPAERQMDENLSEDEKIIKISIGEAVEKGIIRHQTIAYFIALTKRFLENIGIDKDKIRFRQHLPNEMAHYAMDCWDAEIYTERFGWIECVGIADRTDYDLRSHSYHSGVELSIFVEFDEEKEIETYEINLNYKVVGRIFKKDTKVIEEYINNLSEKEKEEFVKNIKKDGKVIIKINEKEFEILKDYVEIKKVKKVIKGEKVIPHVIEPSFGIDRITYCLLEHSYREEDDRVYLDLKPSIAPIKVYVLPLVNKEDMPKIAMEIKEKLRDNGIIAEYDDSGAIGRRYMRADEIGVPFCITVDGQTLKDRTVTVRERNTREQIRIRIDELVDYLKERLKK; via the coding sequence ATGGAAAAAGATATTTATGAAAAGATTATGGATTTGGCTAAAAGAAGAGGATACTTATGGAGTTCATTTGAAATCTATGGAGGAATTGCTGGATTTGTAGATTATGGACCATTAGGATGCTTACTAAAAAATAACATTATATCAAAATTTAGAGAAATATTTATTGTAAAAGAAGGATTTTATGAAATAGAAAGCCCAACAGTAACTCCTTATGAGGTTTTAAAAGCATCTGGGCACGTTGATAACTTCACAGACCCAATTGTAGAATGTAAAAATTGCTTAGAAAGTTTTAGGGCAGATCATTTAATTGAAGAGTTTGTAGATGTAGATACAGAAGGAAAGACATTGAAAGAATTGGAAGAATTAATTAAAAAGTATAATATAAAATGCCCAAAGTGCGGAGGAGAGTTAGGAGATGTTAAGAAATTCAACTTAATGTTTGTTACATCTATAGGGCCAGGAGGAAAGAGAACTGGTTATATGAGACCTGAAACAGCACAGGGAATATTTATTCAATTCAAAAGATTAGCACAATTTTTTAGAAATAAATTACCTTTTGGTGTAGTTCAAATAGGTAAAAGTTATAGAAATGAAATTTCTCCAAGGCAAGGAGTTATAAGGTTGAGAGAATTTACTCAGGCAGAGATTGAATACTTTGTTCATCCAGAAAGAAAAGAGCATGAAAAATTTGATTTAGTTAAAGATGAAATAGTTCCATTACTGCCAGCTGAAAGGCAGATGGATGAAAACTTATCAGAGGACGAGAAAATAATTAAAATTTCTATAGGAGAGGCAGTTGAGAAGGGAATAATAAGGCATCAAACAATTGCATACTTTATAGCTTTAACAAAGAGATTTTTAGAAAATATTGGAATTGATAAAGATAAAATTAGATTTAGACAGCATTTACCAAATGAGATGGCTCACTATGCAATGGACTGTTGGGATGCTGAGATATACACAGAGAGGTTTGGATGGATTGAGTGTGTAGGAATTGCCGATAGAACAGATTACGATTTAAGAAGTCATTCTTACCATAGTGGTGTAGAATTATCAATATTTGTTGAGTTTGATGAGGAAAAAGAGATAGAAACTTACGAAATAAATCTAAATTATAAAGTTGTTGGAAGGATATTTAAAAAAGATACAAAAGTAATTGAAGAGTATATAAACAATTTAAGTGAAAAAGAGAAAGAAGAATTTGTTAAAAATATTAAAAAAGATGGCAAAGTAATTATAAAAATTAATGAGAAAGAATTTGAAATTTTAAAAGATTATGTTGAAATAAAAAAGGTTAAAAAAGTTATTAAAGGAGAAAAAGTAATTCCTCATGTCATTGAGCCATCATTTGGAATCGATAGAATTACCTACTGTTTATTAGAACATTCATATAGAGAGGAAGATGATAGAGTTTATTTAGATTTAAAACCATCAATAGCTCCTATAAAGGTATATGTTTTACCATTGGTTAATAAGGAAGATATGCCAAAGATAGCCATGGAGATAAAAGAGAAACTTAGAGATAATGGAATTATAGCTGAATATGATGACAGTGGAGCTATTGGTAGAAGATATATGAGGGCTGATGAAATTGGAGTTCCATTTTGTATAACAGTAGATGGACAAACATTAAAAGATAGAACTGTTACAGTTAGAGAGAGGAATACCAGAGAGCAGATTAGAATTAGAATAGATGAATTGGTAGATTATTTAAAGGAAAGATTAAAAAAATAA
- a CDS encoding triphosphoribosyl-dephospho-CoA synthase yields the protein MNPFDIMKASQIACCLEVSSFKPGNVHRNRDYRDIKYHHFINSGIAFGNVVYEASQDDKNVGLYIKKAVIESRKWSPTNANLGIIMLHIPIAMASGKLDNFNKNELKKNLKKIAENTTVEDAINVYDAINIAMAYVDKPKKGPDVSSKDAKRELIEKGLTLLDVYKISAEWDNISKEWVDNFKISFEGYELLKKYYKELNNINLAVTKTFLNILAEYPDTLIARKKGFETALKVSKMAKDVLKNFNEEKVKEFDNYLSKEDNKLNPGTTADLIASSLMIFILDRIDSGKTILW from the coding sequence ATGAATCCTTTTGATATTATGAAAGCCTCACAAATTGCCTGCTGTTTAGAAGTTAGTTCTTTTAAACCTGGAAATGTCCATAGAAATAGGGATTATAGAGATATAAAGTATCATCACTTTATAAATTCTGGAATTGCCTTTGGAAATGTTGTCTATGAGGCATCACAAGATGACAAAAATGTTGGCTTATATATAAAAAAGGCGGTAATTGAGAGTAGGAAGTGGTCTCCAACAAATGCTAATTTAGGAATTATAATGCTACACATCCCTATAGCAATGGCTTCTGGAAAGTTAGACAATTTTAATAAAAATGAACTAAAAAAGAATTTAAAGAAAATAGCTGAAAATACAACTGTTGAAGATGCAATAAATGTCTATGATGCTATAAATATAGCAATGGCTTATGTTGATAAGCCAAAAAAAGGACCTGATGTATCTTCAAAAGATGCAAAAAGAGAACTTATAGAGAAAGGATTAACTCTTTTAGATGTTTATAAAATATCCGCAGAATGGGATAACATAAGTAAAGAATGGGTAGATAACTTTAAAATCTCATTTGAAGGTTATGAGTTATTAAAAAAGTATTATAAGGAGTTAAATAATATCAACTTAGCAGTAACGAAAACATTTTTAAACATATTGGCAGAATATCCTGATACATTAATTGCACGAAAGAAAGGTTTTGAAACAGCATTAAAAGTTTCTAAAATGGCTAAAGATGTATTAAAAAACTTTAATGAAGAAAAGGTTAAAGAATTTGATAATTATTTGTCAAAGGAGGATAATAAATTAAATCCCGGAACTACTGCTGATTTAATTGCCTCGTCATTAATGATATTTATACTAGATAGAATAGACTCTGGAAAAACAATACTTTGGTGA
- a CDS encoding XTP/dITP diphosphatase, protein MKIYFATGNPHKIKEANIILKDLKNIEIEQIKIKYPEIQGTLEEVAEFGTEWIYNILKKPVIVEDSGFFVEVLKGFPGTYSKFVQETIGNEGILKLLEDKDNRDAYFKTVIGYCDENGVKLFKGVVKGKVSETIRSKGYGFAYDSIFIPEGENRTFAEMTPEEKSKISHRKRAFEEFKKFLLNRI, encoded by the coding sequence ATGAAAATCTATTTTGCTACTGGAAATCCTCACAAAATTAAAGAGGCTAATATTATTTTAAAAGATTTAAAAAATATAGAAATTGAGCAAATAAAAATAAAATATCCTGAAATTCAAGGAACTTTAGAAGAAGTTGCTGAATTTGGGACAGAGTGGATTTATAATATATTAAAAAAGCCTGTTATTGTTGAGGATAGTGGTTTTTTCGTTGAAGTTTTAAAAGGATTTCCGGGAACATATTCTAAGTTTGTTCAGGAAACTATTGGTAATGAAGGAATTTTAAAATTGTTAGAAGATAAGGATAATAGAGATGCTTATTTTAAAACTGTTATTGGTTATTGCGATGAAAATGGTGTAAAATTGTTTAAAGGAGTAGTTAAAGGAAAAGTTTCAGAAACTATTAGAAGTAAAGGATATGGATTTGCCTATGACAGTATTTTTATCCCAGAGGGAGAAAATAGGACATTTGCTGAGATGACTCCAGAGGAGAAAAGTAAAATATCACATAGAAAAAGGGCTTTTGAAGAGTTTAAAAAATTCTTATTGAATAGGATTTAA
- a CDS encoding DUF531 domain-containing protein, protein MKNLKRLTIILYNSYDKTRWHEAHKRSIARAAPICYAFDCNLAIMDFPCTKDNILNIKTTIGNSGEYLEKLIEKNRFFIVDKFLPQFGIPIATTSKPDGNKVISPLETAYLLKKKPVGLYIGLGRHGLPKDIMDSCKYHLDITEKRISLETCTAIGCIPAVIYSHTKYFSKVKSSYK, encoded by the coding sequence ATGAAAAATTTAAAAAGGTTAACTATAATTTTATATAATTCTTATGATAAAACAAGATGGCACGAAGCTCATAAAAGATCTATTGCAAGGGCGGCGCCAATATGCTATGCCTTTGATTGTAACTTGGCAATAATGGACTTTCCTTGCACTAAGGACAATATATTAAATATAAAAACTACAATTGGAAATTCTGGAGAATACTTAGAAAAATTAATTGAGAAAAATAGATTTTTTATCGTTGATAAATTTCTTCCTCAGTTTGGGATTCCCATTGCTACAACATCTAAACCTGATGGTAATAAAGTAATATCTCCCTTAGAAACAGCATATTTATTAAAGAAGAAACCAGTTGGATTATATATAGGACTTGGAAGACATGGATTACCAAAGGATATAATGGATTCTTGTAAATATCATCTAGACATTACTGAAAAAAGGATATCTTTAGAAACTTGTACGGCAATTGGTTGTATTCCAGCAGTGATCTATTCTCATACAAAGTATTTTAGTAAAGTAAAAAGTAGTTATAAATAA
- the ahaH gene encoding ATP synthase archaeal subunit H yields MSVNIMNAIKEVKLAEEEAINKIEEAKNRAEQIKNEAIEEAKNLIAKTEEEAKKTVEEMIKKAEEEAKKIAQEILEKAEKERKEIMSIAKVRILSLKLSEILEI; encoded by the coding sequence ATGAGTGTTAACATTATGAATGCTATAAAGGAAGTAAAATTGGCTGAGGAAGAGGCTATTAATAAAATTGAAGAAGCAAAAAATAGAGCTGAACAAATAAAAAATGAAGCAATTGAAGAAGCAAAAAATCTTATTGCAAAAACTGAAGAAGAGGCTAAAAAAACTGTTGAAGAGATGATTAAAAAGGCTGAAGAGGAAGCTAAAAAAATAGCCCAAGAAATTTTAGAAAAAGCAGAAAAAGAAAGGAAAGAAATTATGTCTATTGCTAAGGTAAGAATATTATCTTTAAAGTTGTCTGAAATCCTTGAAATTTAA
- a CDS encoding V-type ATP synthase subunit K (produces ATP from ADP in the presence of a proton gradient across the membrane; the K subunit is a nonenzymatic component which binds the dimeric form by interacting with the G and E subunits) — MVDALLLGAIGAGLAVGLAGLGSGIGAGITGASGAGVVAEDPNKFGTAIVFQALPQTQGLYGFLVAILILFVFKTASPWAMFAAGLATGLAGLSAIGQGIASAAGLGAVAEDNSIFGKAMVFSVLPETQAIYGLLIAILLLVGVFKGAGAVSVAALGAGFAVGFAGLSGIGQGITAAGAIGATARDPDAMGKGLVLAVMPETFAIFGLLIAILIMLMV, encoded by the coding sequence ATGGTAGATGCTTTACTATTAGGAGCTATTGGTGCTGGTTTGGCAGTTGGACTTGCAGGATTAGGTTCAGGAATTGGTGCTGGAATTACTGGAGCAAGTGGTGCTGGAGTTGTTGCAGAAGATCCAAATAAGTTTGGTACTGCTATAGTCTTCCAAGCATTGCCACAGACACAGGGTTTGTATGGATTCTTAGTAGCAATTCTTATTCTGTTTGTTTTTAAAACAGCATCTCCTTGGGCAATGTTTGCAGCTGGATTGGCAACAGGTTTAGCTGGTTTATCAGCAATTGGTCAGGGTATTGCATCAGCGGCTGGTTTGGGAGCAGTTGCTGAGGACAACAGTATATTTGGTAAGGCGATGGTTTTCTCTGTCCTTCCAGAGACACAGGCAATTTATGGTTTATTAATCGCTATTCTATTGTTAGTTGGAGTATTTAAAGGAGCTGGAGCTGTATCAGTTGCTGCCTTAGGTGCAGGGTTTGCAGTTGGGTTTGCAGGTCTCTCTGGTATTGGGCAGGGTATTACTGCTGCAGGGGCTATTGGAGCAACAGCAAGAGATCCAGATGCTATGGGTAAAGGGCTTGTTTTAGCAGTTATGCCAGAAACTTTCGCAATCTTTGGGTTGTTAATAGCAATCTTAATCATGCTAATGGTATAA
- a CDS encoding V-type proton ATPase subunit E: protein MGVDKIKSKILEDAKVEAEKIIAQAEEEKNKILEEAKKEAEKRRVEILKKGEKEAEMVKNRIIAEAKLEAKKKLLEAKEEIINMAINKLKEELHKLPEQPDYKDKLIKLIKDGAISLGGGELVVRLNRRDMELIDDATLWDLEKEIENVTKKVTVLKKGKPVNIIGGCIIETSDGLKSLDNSLEAIFERNLNIIRAKVTEKLF, encoded by the coding sequence ATGGGAGTGGATAAGATAAAATCGAAGATATTAGAAGATGCAAAAGTCGAAGCTGAAAAAATCATTGCTCAGGCTGAAGAAGAAAAAAATAAAATTTTAGAAGAAGCTAAAAAAGAGGCTGAAAAAAGAAGAGTTGAAATATTAAAAAAAGGGGAGAAAGAGGCTGAAATGGTTAAAAACAGAATAATAGCAGAGGCTAAATTAGAGGCTAAGAAAAAGTTATTAGAGGCTAAAGAAGAGATCATTAATATGGCTATTAACAAATTAAAAGAAGAACTCCACAAATTACCAGAACAACCAGATTATAAAGATAAACTCATCAAATTAATAAAAGATGGGGCAATATCATTAGGTGGCGGAGAATTAGTTGTAAGATTAAACAGAAGAGATATGGAACTTATTGACGATGCTACATTGTGGGACTTAGAAAAAGAAATTGAAAATGTAACGAAAAAAGTGACTGTATTAAAAAAAGGAAAGCCTGTAAATATTATAGGTGGATGCATAATAGAAACATCTGATGGATTAAAATCATTAGATAACAGCTTAGAGGCAATATTTGAAAGGAACTTAAATATAATTAGAGCGAAAGTTACAGAGAAGTTATTCTAA